The Brassica oleracea var. oleracea cultivar TO1000 chromosome C6, BOL, whole genome shotgun sequence genomic interval CAGTTCAGTAAAACGTGTTATAACAATGTGCTATCAATGTAGACTTTTTTTGTAGTGACTCACTGCACATCAAACGTGTATAAAAAAATTAATTTATTTTAGAGACAAATAAACAAAGCCAAGATAGGACATATCAGATTTCACAAAACACATAAACTCGTTTTTTATAAAATAACATAACAGATCACATAAACTTGAAACATACATTATCATTATGAAACTTCCGAATTCAGCAGAACATGAAGACAAACAGAACATGGAGAAAAAACAGAACATGAAGAAAAACAGAACATGAAGAAAAAACAGAACATGAACTATTTACTCAGCATCTCTGTAATGAGTTTCTGCTTAAGAGCTTCTTCAGATTCAGAAAGTGGCTCAGGTTTGGCAATGAGACGGTCAAGCAAATCCATCTTCTTAACACTCTCTTGAACTGCCAGATCTCTCTCTTTAACTGCCAAATCTCTCTCTTTAATAGAACACATGGCCAGAAACTCAGCAGATGCGGCTTTCGATGCCTCCTGATCTGCTATACTTCTCTTACCAGATGCTGCTTTCGATGGCTTAACACCAGGAGGACGTTTTGTTGGTGACTCACCGAGATCTGAAGCTGCTTGAGAGCTTTCTGATTGTGCTCCATTATCACACTTTCTCTTCTTACCGCTGTCATCAATCTTGCAAGTAGCAGCTTCACACCATTTCTGGTCGTACCACATCTCCTCCCAAGCATGGTGAAGGTTGAATTTAATCTTATGATCGTGGTAGAAGATTTCATGTGCAAGTTTAACAATATCAGCCTCATTCTGACCACTTGTTTTCTATCTTGTTGCAGCCGCATAGGATCCACAGAATTTGCAAACAAGATCGTTCATCTTCTGCCACCTTTGCTTACACTGAAGAGCCTCTGGTTTATCACCTCTTTCCACCTTTGGACTTGCTGCATAATAATCTGCAATGCGTTTCCAGAAAGCAGGAGCTTTCTGCTCATTGCTTACAACAGCATCTTTGCTGGTGTTTAACCATGCGCTAACACCAGGAGCTTTCTGCTCATTGCTTAGATCATCTGAGGGACTCCATTTCTTTCTTCCTTTGCGTTGTGGAGGTGAGTCTTCACAGAAGCTTGACGTTGCAGTTGCTTGAGTACTGAAGAGAGGGGGTTGTGATGATCTGAGATTCCCATCGAGTGAAAAACTCACATTAGGAAAGAGTTCAGGCATGACACTGTCTTGTTGACTGTTCAACAGATCAACAAAATTCGTAGAGTCCATATCTTACAATGGCATAGAAGAGAGAAAGAAGAACAAAGGTGTTTCAAGGAAGAGAGAAAGAGATTATGTGAGATGATGAAATGAAGGAAAGAAGGCACCGGGTTTAATAGACGTTGAAGATGAGAAGACATGTATCTAACTTATTTATTACCTAAAGCACACAAGCATTCATCACAAGCATTCATCAGAACCATTAATCACACGATTTTTCCCTAACCACAACCTAACAAGCATTTATTACCCTAAGTAATATCCACAACCTAACAATGCAAACTCATATCAAGTCTTGCAAACTCACCGAGACTTTCAAGAAGTGGTTGACTGTCAACCTCAAAGTGTAAGCATGTTCACATCTCCCTCAACCTTGTAAAAAAAANNNNNNNNNNNNNNNNNNNNNNNNNNNNNNNNNNNNNNNNNNNNNNNNNNNNNNNNNNNNNNNNNNNNNNNNNNNNNNNNNNNNNNNNNNNNNNNNNNNNNNNNNNNNNNNNNNNNNNNNNNNNNNNNNNNNNNNNNNNNNNNNNNNNNNNNNNNNNNNNNNNNNNNNNNNNNNNNNNNNNNNNNNNNNNNNNNNNNNNNNNNNNNNNNNNNNNNNNNNNNNNNNNNNNNNNNNNNNNNNNNNNNNNNNNNNNNNNNNNNNNNNNNNNNNNNNNNNNNNNNNNNNNNNNNNNNNNNNNNNNNNNNNNNNNNNNNNNNNNNNNNNNNNNNNNNNNNNNNNNNNNNNNNNNNNNNNNNNNNNNNNNNNNNNNNNNGCGGAGAAGAAGACGAGAGAAGACGGAGGATCGAAACGAGAGAAGACTGAGAAGACGGAGAAGACGGAGGATCGTCCTTGGTGGGTTTCGATCGGTGGTGGGGTTCGATCGGTGGTGGGTTTCGATCGGTGGTGAGTTTCGATACTTCCTCTCCGACGAAGAAGACGAGAACGGCGACGGAGGATCGGTGGTGGAGGCTCCGTCGGAGAGTTTCGATCGATCAACGGTTCGCTTCTCTTTCGCACGACGGAGAACACAAGAGAAAGGAGAGAGAGGAGAGAAGAAATTATATTAAAAAAAAATACAGAACCATATACTTTAGCCTAACTACTGACACGTGCCCCATATAACCGATCATATAGTCGGTCACCCAAATCCCCTCTTTAGGATCGATAACATCATATTTAATTTGTTTTGATTTATTTAATTGGATCATTTTATGTATAATCCCACTAAGGACCGCCCGTTAAACATGTTCTTACAATATCAAATACTTGGACTGTAATGGAAGGTTGACAAGAGATGAAACCTTTCTTCAATTCTTTCTGATAAAAATATCGGGTCATCAGTTTTATCATTATTCAATTTGGACCCCATCATCTTTTTATTTTCCGTCTGTGGGTCCTTAATCAACCGCAGCCAGGAGTAGACAAATAGCCTGGCCTACTGTATAAATTAATATGCTGATTGTAAACTTACAAGATTTTACGCTGCTTATGTCAGCCAAATGCCTTGTCGTTTCCTTTTTTTTTCCCATAAAATACTAGTTCTTCAGTGATATTTTGAACGATTGAAGTTTTTATCATTGTTAGCAGAAGTTATGGTAGTATGTAATCGTAATGGAAATGCGTGAACCATTGTTACTCACTAAACCATTCGATCACTTACTATTTGTTAGCTTAGATATATCATTTGTTCTTCGTAATAATTATGACTTTAATCAATATATATTTTATGAAACAACACTGAATCATTTTTAGCAAAAAAAACACTGAATCAGTTAATATCCCCTTCATTATATTGCTCAAAATAAAATTCCCTCATTACATGGGAGAGTGGGTGCTTAATATCATTACATTTACCAATCTAAGAGCATGATTATCGCTTGATACCCGATACGGGGTCCTTAATTTTTTTTTTTATATATATTTTTTGTCCTTAAAAAAAAAAATTGAACCAAGGGCCCGCAAACAGTAAAAAACCAGTCCAAGACCGATCCTTCACTCGCGACTTTCGTGACCGTTTTTTAAAAAACACTTGGGGCCCACACATTAAAATCACACAGAATCGGGTTTTAGAAACCGCTATAATTATGGTCTAAGTCGATATGTCTAAACACAGGGTGTTATAGAAAGTCTGATCATATATTAGGAGAATCCACGTAGGTTACAAGTTTATCATGATCTCTTAATACGTTATGAGACAAAACGCGACGTAACTACATAAATAAAATGATCTTCAGATACAGTATCACCTATTTGGATTTATGTTTAAACACATGCTAGGAAATAAAAAATGAAAAAGAATGTGACTTAAGCATCTCACCTTTAGTGCAACGGTGGAGTCACTACTCGTGTAGCTTCATCACGCTAAAAGTAGCTTCACCTCTTCGTGAAAGGTTATATCTGAAAAATAGATAATGATAAATATTAAAAGAAATGTATGACAATTCCTCTCCCTTTATAAATGATAGAGAAATGAAACCAATAATTCGGTATCCTCTAGCATTGAAGATCTTCTTCACCTCTCTTTCTCTCTCTCCCTCTCTCTCCAAATCTATTTATATTTGCCGAGATTCTTGGAGCTAGGAAACACCGTGCCGTTTTTAAAAACGTCCAGAAGGAGAGAGATGGAAGTGAAGGTTAGAGAGTTTGTGCCGTTCGTGGCAATGGTGATAATGGAGGCATGCACGATTGCTCTTACGATAATGGCCAAGACGGCACTAACGGGAGGGATGAGTCCTTTTGTTTTCGTTGTTTACACAAACGCTTTGGGAGCTATGCTTCTTCTTCCCTTTTCTTTCTTCTTCCATAGGAAGGACAGGTATCTACGTGATCTATATATTTTATAACAAAACATAATATGTCTTTAATAATCAATCTTAACACATTTTCAGTTATTTTTTTTTTTTTTTTTTTTTTATGATATCCTTGCAGAACTAAAGAATCTATCTTTTCTTGGCCACTCCTCGCTCGTGTTTTCTGTCTAGGTTTCACCGGGTAAGGTCCTCTCTCTTTATTACTGAATGTTTTCTTATAATTCTAGATTTTGGGAGCCAGGCTTTTCCCCCCAATATTTTATTCTGCAATAGCACTAATACGAGGTCCGTGTTGGGAAACCCCATTACGTATCAACCACCAAATAGTTTTGATGAATATTATTTTATCATATGAAAAACTGCGTGGCGTTTACTCAGTTATAATATAAACAAGCCTTAAGATATTATATTATTTTAGTATTTTGAACATCGTGAGTTTCTTTGTGAGCGGCATACATCGCACACGTGTAATTAATATATATTTTTTAAAAAATTGCATGACGACGTGTCTACTTATTTTACCTTCTTTTTTTTTTTTTGCCTTCTTGCTAGCTAGCACACACGTACTTGCATGCATTTTAACGTACTTAAAATGTTATTCATGCATATACACATACACTGACTGTATTGAAATATTTTAAACATGTGAAGGATATTTCTGTTCCAAAATTTGGCATTTGTGGGACTAAGCTTCAGCTCACCCATAGTAGTATGTGCAATGGGATTACTCATTCCTTCATTCTCCTTCTTGCTCAATCTTATCCTCGGGTAAGCCATCTATAATCACCATTTCACAATCTGCATATAATTAGATGTAATGTTTAAATATTATAGCTATATGCATGCTTATTTAGAAGGAGCAAGTTGGATTGGAGAAACACGAGCACGAGGGCTAGAGTTATGGGAACAATAATCTCATTAAGCGGAGCATTCACTGAAGAATTGTACAAAGGTCCTTTCATAAGACCAGCTTCGTCTGCTTCCCCTACTCGTCTTCTAAACTCAATCCCTAAACTACTGGTCTACTACAACATCCCTGATAAATGGTTCCTCGGCTGTATCTTTTTGGCGGCCGCTGTCTTTTCTGTCTCCCTATTCAATGTTATTCAGGTATATTCAACAACAATATGAACTATCAATAATACTGAAGCCATCTTAATGCATATTATTCAATTTTGAGATTAATTTTTCTTTAATCTTTGGCAGACAGGGACGGTCAAAAAGTATCCACACGTAATGAAAGTGGCTTCGTTTTACAGCATAGTCGGGACGATCCAATGCCTAATCTTCTCGTTGTTTATGGAAAGAGACCTAAGTGCGTGGAAGATCGAACCTAACTACGATCTTTGCCTCATTATTGCCACGGTAATTAATTTACTGACTTTTTTAAGAAAAACAGTTTAGACCACCTCCAATGGAGATTCGTCTCATTCGAGCTCTTAAAATTGTATTATGTATATATATATTATATATGTATAAGTATTGGTGGAATCCACAATTTTTGTGGAACCTCGTAGACAAATGCTCTTATAAACAGAAAAGAAAGAAAGAGTGAATCATATAGTTTACGAACCTTTGATGATGTGTAATAAAAATAGGGAATCTTCGGAAGTGTAATACGGACAAGCGTACAAGTAAAGTGTACCCAAATGAAAGGACCATATTACGTGCCATTATTCAAACCCTTTGGCATATTTTGGGCAACACTCTTTGGTACCAGCTTCTTCGTCAACAGTCTTCACTACGGCAGGTCCGTTAACAGATTCATTAATAATCGTAATTATTTATTAGCATATTATATTACCTAGCATGAGTGTTGATCACTATATATGATTGGTGTCTGAGTGCAGTGTGTTAGGAGCAGTCGTAGGTGGCGTTGGATATTACACAGTTTCTTGGGGACAATTGAGGGAAACCGAAGAAAAACAAAATCCAAAAGAAGAAAGAAAACCCATCAAAACTATTCATCATCACGAAGATGATGAATACAAAGTTCCATTGCTTATTAATCAGGAAGAAAGTCCTGTGTGAATTGTATATTATTCGTTTTTTCTTGAGAAGAAAAGGAGGGTCGTTTAAATCTTTTCTTGTCCTCTTTTTTTCTATGTGGCGTAAGTAAGAAGAAATGCGTGTGAGAGTGTGTTTATATATAAGTCGTCAGTGTCAATGGGAGACTGCTGAAGTAGGCTTTTTGGTCCGAAACGCAAAAACCTCAATGTAAATACACGTATTTGGATATGTAGACTGTAGAGCACACTCTATTATGCTTTTACGTAATGAATAATTTCCAAAATGATCGATTGTATTCCGGATATTTTATATGTTATATACATTGTACAAGTTGTTTGATGCGACCAATTAAATATGTAAAATTCAAAAATTTTAAATTAAACTATAAACATTTTTTTGTAAAAATATTAGTTAACTTTTTGGTCACTAAATTAAATAGATTTTCACATATGGAAATAACTCAAGAGCTAAAAATAGTGGTAATACGAGTTTAGATGAAATAAGTTCTCGATTTCATACATATGGGCCTAATACGAAGTTGTAGTAAAGCCCCATACGAGTGTCTTTGATTTGGTGAAGGTTCGCCACTCGCTGGCGCTTAGGGTCACCATGGTTTTGTCCCACTGGGTTTTCCTGGTAAGGTTTTAATGAGGCAATATCCAAAGCGTATTACAAACTCTGTATGGTTATGACATCTGAGGGGGAGTGTTGTAAATCATATTGTGGATGTCCATAACCGACCCGGTTCATAATCGGCCCAATGCTAGAGAGAGAGTGTCGACCGTAAGGAGAGAAAGAAAGAATCGGCATCTTGTATTTTCCTTATTAGATTATGATTGGTACTATTTCCATATTTGTATTTCTTTTCTTTAATTTTTCCATTATTCTATGACGGTGTAATTCGCTATATATAAAGGGCTCATTATGTTTATAAATAATACAGAAACATAGATTTCATTCTCTGGTTTCACAACGATAAGTTGGATTTGCAAGGTTTTGGTTTAGGTTTAGTTACGAAGATAAAAATTGTTGGATTGGATTTTTATTTTTTTGGTTTAGCAATTAGATTTATTTTCAATTTTAGTGAATTAATTTAAATGATATACTTTGGACTATCATTTCTATTACGTGTTAGAGCATATCAGCTTGCGGGGGACCATATTTGGTGGACAAATCCAAAGTTTTTGTGACGTGATCATTTTAATTTGGATTTTTCGTTTTGTTTAAAACAACATTCGACTAATTATAGTGATAACAACCAAGGGAGCAAATTAATATTATTGTAAGCTTGATCATTTTATTTTCCAGGATGGCCAATAACTTTGTGGCACTTCAATCCTGAACTGTAATCCAGCACTTGGAAAATAGCTAGATATGACATTCTTAAGGGATTTTTTTTTAACACATAAGGGATTAGAATCTATTGTTTTAATTAAATTTCCAATTTGCTAAGAAAATGTTGTTCCAAAATTTTCAATTGTTAGGGTCAGAATAATTTGTCCTAGAGAATTCGACCAAATAAAGCAGTAGAAGAAGAGTTAGATTAATGGGAAACTAGGTCCAATAACACTAAAAAATACTATAATTCACTAAATAACCAAAACCCCACTTTTTTCTATTTTCTCTTCCTATCTTTTTCTACTCTTTTTCCTAAAATCTAATTTCCCAATTTTTTTTGGATATTTGGAAAATAAGTCCTAGATTAATATTGGACTAAGAAAATCTTTTTAAAAAACTTTAAAAAGTTAATGAAATCTATTTGAAAATATATTCTCATGTTTATTAGCTTCTAATTTCATAGCACATAGAAGATGATTGGTGGTTGCTGTAGTGGCTGTCCAAAGCTATAATTATATCTAAAGCCTTAAATCTACATCAATTATACTTTATTAATTTTAATAAGTTCACAACCATTTTCAATGTTTACGCATG includes:
- the LOC106297951 gene encoding uncharacterized protein LOC106297951 → MWYDQKWCEAATCKIDDSGKKRKCDNGAQSESSQAASDLGESPTKRPPGVKPSKAASGKRSIADQEASKAASAEFLAMCSIKERDLAVKERDLAVQESVKKMDLLDRLIAKPEPLSESEEALKQKLITEMLSK
- the LOC106297953 gene encoding glutathione S-transferase T3-like; its protein translation is MDSTNFVDLLNSQQDSVMPELFPNVSFSLDGNLRSSQPPLFSTQATATSSFCEDSPPQRKGRKKWSPSDDLSNEQKAPGVSAWLNTSKDAVVSNEQKAPAFWKRIADYYAASPKVERGDKPEALQCKQRWQKMNDLVCKFCGSYAAATR
- the LOC106297095 gene encoding WAT1-related protein At1g70260-like isoform X2, encoding MEVKVREFVPFVAMVIMEACTIALTIMAKTALTGGMSPFVFVVYTNALGAMLLLPFSFFFHRKDRTKESIFSWPLLARVFCLGFTGIFLFQNLAFVGLSFSSPIVVCAMGLLIPSFSFLLNLILGSKLDWRNTSTRARVMGTIISLSGAFTEELYKGPFIRPASSASPTRLLNSIPKLLVYYNIPDKWFLGCIFLAAAVFSVSLFNVIQTGTVKKYPHVMKVASFYSIVGTIQCLIFSLFMERDLSAWKIEPNYDLCLIIATGIFGSVIRTSVQVKCTQMKGPYYVPLFKPFGIFWATLFGTSFFVNSLHYGSVLGAVVGGVGYYTVSWGQLRETEEKQNPKEERKPIKTIHHHEDDEYKVPLLINQEESPV
- the LOC106297095 gene encoding WAT1-related protein At1g70260-like isoform X1, encoding MEVKVREFVPFVAMVIMEACTIALTIMAKTALTGGMSPFVFVVYTNALGAMLLLPFSFFFHRKDRTKESIFSWPLLARVFCLGFTGIFLFQNLAFVGLSFSSPIVVCAMGLLIPSFSFLLNLILGRSKLDWRNTSTRARVMGTIISLSGAFTEELYKGPFIRPASSASPTRLLNSIPKLLVYYNIPDKWFLGCIFLAAAVFSVSLFNVIQTGTVKKYPHVMKVASFYSIVGTIQCLIFSLFMERDLSAWKIEPNYDLCLIIATGIFGSVIRTSVQVKCTQMKGPYYVPLFKPFGIFWATLFGTSFFVNSLHYGSVLGAVVGGVGYYTVSWGQLRETEEKQNPKEERKPIKTIHHHEDDEYKVPLLINQEESPV